One window from the genome of Phoenix dactylifera cultivar Barhee BC4 unplaced genomic scaffold, palm_55x_up_171113_PBpolish2nd_filt_p 001553F, whole genome shotgun sequence encodes:
- the LOC120108784 gene encoding protein BIG GRAIN 1-like, whose product MERWERPPSRRGRNKPSFSSSLLDAIYRSIDESDGGGGGPTRSHGKSGAPDPSFSFSSSSTAAARKKQKADELKWTAAAVSERAVIRRGTVDYRHGLVTPTSSSSDSSSYGGFSSSDAESYYSAGVRPVRSDRIRSDPEIPPEKKKAGSIRSRLRDLRKSRATGPTSPGARLASFLNSLFAAAGNPKKSKISAPPPPPAAAVESACSSASSYSRSCLSKTPSSRGRRTPAAASAEGGKRSVRFCPVSVIVGEDCRPCGHKCLVDEDLAPPPAPSVVARKVEKLLRGLQKEEDEEEEDAMSDSSSDLFELENLTAIGRYRDELPVYETTDLGTNRAIAQGLVA is encoded by the coding sequence ATGGAACGGTGGGAGAGACCGCCGTCGCGGCGCGGCCGCAACAAaccttccttctcctcctccctcctcgacGCCATCTACCGCTCCATCGACGAATccgacggcggcggcggaggaccaACGCGGAGTCACGGCAAAAGCGGAGCACCTGAcccttccttttccttctcctcctcctccaccgctGCCGCTAGAAAGAAGCAGAAAGCGGACGAGCTCAAGTGGACGGCTGcggcagtgagcgagagggcgGTGATCCGACGCGGCACGGTGGACTACAGACACGGTCTGGTCACCCCCACCTCCAGCTCCTCGGATTCCTCCAGCTACGGCGGCTTCTCCTCCTCCGACGCCGAGTCCTACTACTCGGCCGGGGTCAGGCCGGTCCGATCGGACCGAATCCGGTCCGATCCGGAGATCccgccggagaagaagaaggccggGTCGATCCGGAGCCGGCTCCGGGATCTGAGGAAGAGCCGGGCCACCGGCCCGACGTCTCCGGGGGCGCGGCTGGCGAGCTTCCTCAACTCGCTCTTCGCCGCCGCCGGAAACCCCAAGAAATCCAAGATCtccgcgccgccgccgccgcctgcaGCGGCGGTGGAGTCCGCGTGCTCGTCGGCGTCGTCGTACTCGCGGTCGTGCCTGAGCAAGACGCCGTCATCGAGAGGGCGGCGGACGCCGGCGGCGGCGTCCGCGGAGGGGGGCAAGAGGTCGGTGCGGTTCTGCCCCGTGAGCGTGATCGTCGGCGAGGACTGCCGGCCGTGCGGGCACAAGTGTCTCGTCGACGAGGATCTggcgccgccgccggcgccGTCTGTGGTGGCGAGAAAGGTGGAGAAATTGCTCCGGGGGTTGCAgaaggaggaggacgaggaggaagaggatgcgatGAGCGATTCGAGCTCGGATCTGTTCGAGTTGGAGAATTTGACGGCGATCGGACGGTACAGGGACGAGCTCCCGGTGTACGAGACCACCGATCTGGGGACCAATCGCGCGATCGCCCAGGGTTTAGTTgcgtaa